One Phragmites australis chromosome 23, lpPhrAust1.1, whole genome shotgun sequence DNA window includes the following coding sequences:
- the LOC133905743 gene encoding uncharacterized protein LOC133905743: protein MAGSSSTGFPWTPATIAIALNASLQVVREGNDDPLKENNIIQAVAKLHARPICSRLTAPLQCVTTEDLRALLYHRRQMYLRVRELADHPSVIGFSRRQRTIVMSPDQYASHIQAFPEDEQLINKEISHFLTMCMLFGGGVMPGSRRRRRQSANQRGTEATSTNHPDNDEDEDDDDFMPPMPRRSNRNTGESSRNTARGRSRTTSRCHTTDREIGRGTTSEKPQDDDDDDDFMPQRPRPPRLPSPEDTDDPENDDGFARTHFYNFPEPPRRRQPSYPDSFDHRTWNSYANLRRHFPSP from the exons atggcgggatcctctagtacaggctttccatggacacctgcaacgatcgctatagcacttaatgcctccttacaggttgtgcgcgaaggaaacgatgatccgttaaaggagaacaacataatccaagccgtggcgaaattgcatgcaagacccataTGTTCTAGGTTAACCGCGCCACTCCAATGtgtaaccaccgaggaccttagggccctcttgtatcaccggcgtcaaatgtatctgagggtccgcgaactggccgaccatccttctgtgataggtttctctaggaggcaaagaacgatagtaatgtcgccagaccagtatgcatcccatattcag gctttcccggaagacgaacagttgatcaacaaagaaatctcacacttcttgacgatgtgtatgctcttcggcgggggtgtgatgcctggttcgcgtagaagacgacgacagtcagcgaatcaaaggggtacagaggcgacctctacgaatcatccagataatgacgaggacgaagacgatgacgatttcatgccccccatgcctagacgttcgaacagaaatacaggagaaagttctaggaacactgcaagaggacgttcacgcacaacatcgagatgccatacaactgatagggaaataggacgtggtaccacctcggagaaacctcaagatgatgacgacgacgacgatttcatgccacaacgaccccgccctccgaggcttccatctccggaggacaccgatgaccctgaaaatgatgatggatttgctcgtactcatttttacaacttcccagaaccacctcggagacgacaaccatcttacccggaTAGCTTTGACCATCGCACCTGGAATTCTTacgctaatttgcgtcgccactttccttcgccctaa